The following nucleotide sequence is from Austwickia chelonae.
CGGTGCGGGAAGCAGTCCTGCATCGGCCTGATGTGATCGTCGATTTGTATGTCGGTCATGAAGAGTCGGACGATGCGTTGTGGAAACCGATTGTTGACGAAGCCTTCTCTGCAGGGGTTGAGGTGCGCCTCGTCAACCGGGCTGTCCTCAGCGCGATGTCAGACACTCCGTCGCCGCAAGGAGGATTGGCTGTCTGCCGGCAGCTGGATGTGACTTTGGAGTCGGTGCTGGCTCAAAAACCGAGAGCTTTGTGTGTGCTGACTCATGTCCGAGACCCCGGAAATGCTGGCACTGTGCTGCGGGGAGCCGACGCCACTGATATTGACGCAGTATTCCTGACCGAGTGCAGCGTCGATCTCTACAATCCGAAACTTGTGCGATCGACTGCAGGTTCTCTCTTCCACGTTCCCGTGGTCACCGGGATCCAGGTCGATGGGCTCTTCGCAAGCTTGCGAGCAGCAGGAGTGACCTTACTGGCTGCAGACGGTAGAGGGGACACCTCTTTGTACGACGCGGATCTTCAGGTGCCGCATGCTTGGATCTTCGGCAATGAGGCCTGGGGGCTGACTGATGAGATCCGGGTAGGTTGCGATGACGTCGTCAAGGTTCCGATCTACGGACGAGCTGAGTCATTGAATCTGGCTATGGCGGCCACCGTGTGCCTCTACGCTTCTGCCTCCGCTGTGCATGAGCGAGGTCTCCCGCAGTAGCTACGCGATATTCTCAGGTCGTGGTGATCCAGCCGGAAGCGCACCGGGACGAGGTCCTTGCGCAGATGCCTGACGGGGTCGTCGTCGTCGGTGCGGATCGGGCGGTGACACAGGTCAATCCCCGAGCGGTCCGCTTGATCGGACGTGGCTCCATGGAACTTGTCGGTCGACCGGTCACGGAGGCCTTGCCGTTGATCGAGCCGACGGGGCGCTCATGGTGGTCGTGTATCGATCCATGGTCAGGTTTGGCCACTCGCACCGGACATCGAGAGCGGATGCTGCTTTTGCCCGGGCGCGGTGAGATGTTGGTGACGATGAGTTTCGTCCGTGCGGAGAGGTCTGGTCCGGTCGAACGAGTGATCGTTATGCTGCGCGATGCGAGCCAACGGCGCCGTCATGAATCGGGGACAGCGGAGTTGGTGTCGATCGTGGCGCATGAGCTGAGATCTCCGTTGTCCAGTATCAAAGGGTTCTCCGGAACCTTGTCCAGACAGTGGGAGAGGTTCACCGAGGATCAGCGAAGACTGATGGTGGAGACCATTGCCACCGATAGTCAGCGGCTCTCCCGGTTGCTGAACGAGCTGCTGGACGTGTCTCGTCTCGACGCAAGTCGGCTGAGGGTCTCTCTGCGTCCATTGGACGTACGTCAGGTCATCGGCGCGCATGTGACCCGTCTGGTTGCCGGAGGGCATGACCGTTCCCGATTTTCTTGGGAGGAAGCAGACCTGGGTCGCCTTGAGGTGTGGGCTGACGCAGATCGTCTTGATCAGATCTTGGCGAACCTGATCGAGAACGCTTTACGCCATGGTGCCGGAACGGTCCGCGTCACCACAGAGGTCCTATCTGATATCGATGGTGAGCCGTCCTCGGTTGCGGTGGCGGTCAGTGATGAAGGCGAGGGTATCGACCCTGAGCTCTACCCCTTGATCTTCGACAAGTTCTGGCACGGGTCTGCCCGGGGCAGCACAGGGTTGGGCCTTTATCTGGTGAAAGGCTTGGTGGAGGCACATGGGGGGCAGGTCGAGGTCGACCGCGCGCCGACCGGCGGTGCACTCTTCCGTTTCACACTTCCGCTGCGCGAACCGTCACATATGTCATGAGCGCTGGTCTTTTCTGCCGCTAACGAGGCTCGGGTGCAAAGGGTCTTGTCGTTCTCGATGTCGCGTCGTGGTGCAGGTGCTGGCTAGGATCGACTCCGTGTCAGGACCGAACAAGCAGTATGACCCCGTCGAGGTAGCCGCTCTCGCACCCGAACAGATCGAGAGCGATTTAGCTGCTGCCTTGGAAGCGATAGCTGCCGCTCAGGATCTTGACGAGCTTAAACTTGCTCGTCAGGCCCATGCTGGTGATAAGAGTCCATTGGCTCTGGCCAACAGGGAGATCGGAGCGTTGCCTCCGAGCGCCAAGGCCGAGGCTGGCAAACGGGTTGGCCAAGCACGCGGCCGGGTGGGCGCTGCGTTGAAGGCACGGCAACAAGAACTTGAGAATGAGCGGGATGAACGGATCCTGGTGGAGGAACGGATCGACGTCTCGGTGGTGTCGCCCTATCGCCGGGTCGGAGCTCGCCATCCGATCAGTCTCGCCGTGGAGCGTATCCAGGACATTTTCGTGGGTATGGGCTGGGAGATCGCAGACGGTCCGGAGATCGAAGCTGAATGGTTCAACTTCGACGCGTTGAACTTTGCTCCTGATCATCCGGCCAGGCAGATGCAAGACACTTTCTTTCTCGATCCGCCAGGGTCTGGTCTGGTACTGCGGACACACACGTCACCGGTACAGGCGCGGACCATGCTGCACTTGGATTCCTCGCTGTTGAAGCGGGATCTTCCTGTCTATGTCGCAGTACCCGGTCGGGTATACCGCACTGATGAGTTGGATGCGACTCATACCCCGGTGTTTCATCAGGTCGAAGGCTTGGCTGTGGACAAAGGGCTCACGATGGCGCATCTGCAGGGAACCTTGGATCACCTGGTCAAAGCACTCTTCGGTCCCGAGGCCCGGACCCGTTTGCGTCCATCGTTCTTCCCCTTCACCGAGCCCAGTGCCGAGATGGACCTCTGGTTCCCACAGAAGAGGGGTGGAGCTGGATGGATCGAGTGGGGCGGTTGCGGGATGGTGAACCGCAATGTGCTCTCGGCCTGTGGTGTCGACCCTGATGTGTATTCAGGTTTCGCCTTCGGCATGGGGATCGATCGTACGGTCATGCTCCGTAACGACGTACGGGATATGCACGACCTCGTTGAAGGAGATGTGCGGTTTTCCGCGCAGTTCGGGATGGAGATCTGATGCGCGCGCCTACGATCTGGCTTGCAGAATTGGTCGGTCTGGAGCAGACCCCTGCCGGCACCGATGTGGCGGCCGACTTGGTAAAGGTCGGGCTGGAAGAGGAAACTATCCATACCGGTGAAGTGTCCGGTCCTCTGGTCGTGGGTCGGGTTCTGGACAAGACGGACGAGCCGCAGAAGAACGGTAAGACCATCCACTTCTGCCATGTTGACATCGGTACCGAAACACCGCAGGAGATCGTGTGCGGTGCACATAATTTTGAGGCAGATGACCTGGTCGTCGTGATCCTACCTGGTGGCAGGCTCGGGGACTTCGAGATCGGGGCCCGGAAAACTTACGGGCACATGTCGGCAGGAATGATCTGCTCAGAGAAAGAACTAGGGATTAGTGAGGAGCATGACGGGATCATCGTCCTGTCGGAGTTCTTCGCTGGAGATGACGCGCTTCTCGCCTCGCTTGAGCCAGGTCAAGACGCCTTGGAACTGATGGGGCTGACCGAGGAAGTCGTCGAGGTCAATGTCACCCCGGATCGTGGGTATTGCCTCTCTATGCGGGGAATTGCGAGGGAATACGCCTTGTCGACCGGTCGTGGAGTGGCTTTTCAGGATCCAGTCGTCGAGACCGACGGTCTTCCGGTAAGCAACGATGAAGGCTATGAGGTTCGCCTCGTCGATGAGACCCGGATCCACGGCGTGGCAGGCTGCGACCGCTATGTAGCCCGGATGGTCAGTGGCATCGATGTGGCCGCGCCGACACCTCCATGGATGAAGCGTCGGCTTCGTCAAATGGGGATGCGGCCGGTCAACGTGGTGGTCGATGTCACCAACTACATGATGCTGTTGACCGGGCAACCGTTGCACGCCTTCGACTTGGATGAGTTGGACGGGGCAGTTGAAGTCCGGCGAGCTCGTGAGGGCGAGTCCTTGGCGACTTTGGACGGTGTCGAACGCACATTGCACCCCCAGGACTTGTTGATCACGGACGGGGGATCTACCCCGTTGGCGATCGCTGGCGTCATGGGCGGGCAAAACAGCGAAGTGAGTCTTTCAACCACCAACGTTCTGGTGGAATCAGCGCACTTCGATCCGGTCAGTATCGCGAGAAGCTCTCGTCGACACCAGCTTTCCACGGAAGCTAGCCGTCGTTTCGAACGAGGCGTCGACCCTGCCATCACCGCTGTGGTTGCAGATATGACGGTCCGGATGTTGCTTGATCTGGCTGGCGGACAGCTCGATCCCGGAGTGACGGACATCGACCGGCGGGAAGGGCGTTATGAGATCACCTTTGATACCGCGCAGGCCTGGCGCCTGATCGAGCCGGGCAACCCGTTGACCTCGCCGATTCCGGAAGGGTTGGGGCACCAGGATGTCGTCATCGCCCTACGGGGTTTGGGCTGCGAGGTCGAGGAGATTACCGAGCCAGCGGCGGATGCCTTCGGCCATGTACGGGTGTTGCCTCCGTCCTGGCGTCCTGATCTGTGCAACGGTCCGGACCTGGTTGAGGAGATCGCCCGGCTGCGTGGTTACGACCGGATCCCCTCCATCCTTCCGGATGCGCCTGGTGGGCGGGGGCTGACCAGAGGGCAGACTGCGGTGCGTACGACAAATGCGACCTTGGCGTCCTTGGGGCTCACCGAAGTCTGGTCGTATCCCTTCGTGTCGGAGGGGCTCTTCGACGAACTCGGCTATGAAACGGATGATGAGCGCCGGAATGCAGCTCGGATCACGAACCCGTTATCGGACGAGGCACCACTCCTGCGCACCTCGATTCTTGACTCCCTGTTGGGAACCCTACGACTGAACGTGAACCGGGGTTCGAAGGACTGTGCTCTATTCGAGACAGGATTGGTCTTCCGGCTTGCTCATGATCTGGTTTCTGCGCCGGTTCCTGCTGTGGGGATCAAACCTGACCAGGAGGTACTCGATGAGATCGTCTCAGCGGTACCTTCCCAGCCACGGCATGTCGCTTTTGCTATGACAGGGGCTTCTGAGCCCGAAGGCCCTTATGGGGCAGCAACGCCGTGGACTGCACCTCAGGCAATCAGTCTGGCGATCTCGCTGGCCAGAGTGTTCGGTGTCGTCGTGATGCCGGAGGCAGAGGTCGGGAAAGCGCCTTGGCATCCTGGACGGTGTGCTCGCTTGGTAGCCGCTGACGGAAGCGTGATCGGTTACGCCGGTGAGCTGCATCCGAAGGTGTGCGCGAGATTGGGAATACCCGCTCGTTCCTGTGCAGCGGAACTCGACCTTGATGAGTTGTTGTCCTGTGGCGGCGATCCGGTTCAGGCTTCGGCGTTGTCGACCTATCCGGTGGCTCGTACGGATGTGGCTCTCGTCGTCGACGAGGACACTCCTTCAGCGGCGGTGGAGTCTGCCCTGCGAGCTGGGGCTGGTCATGGGTTGGAGTCGGTGGAGCTGTTCGATGTCTATCGTGGCGAGCAGGTTGAGCAGGGACAGAAGTCTTTGGCCTATCGACTCACCTTCAGGGCCGCGGATCGGACGTTGACCACCGATGAGGTGAGCGGAGCCAGGGATGCAGCTATTTCGGCGGCTGCTCAAGTAACAGGCGCTGTCCAGCGTGGGTGAACGATCTCGAGTGGTGGTGGTCACCGGTGCTTCTCGCGGCATCGGTGACCATCTGGCCGCTGCGTTCGTGGCAGCGGGCGATCTGGTTGAGGGCTGTTCTTTGCACGGCAAAGCGTCGGGGGCCGAGCCCCACCTAAGAGGTTTTTCGCTGACGGCTGTGGATGTGACCGATGCCCAGGCGGTTGCCGATTTCGTATCGGCGGTCGAGGAAAGGCATGGACGTATCGATGTTCTGGTCAATAACGCCGGAGTGATCGACGACGAGGTGCCTTTGGAGTGCTCTACCCCTGATCAGTGGTGGCGTACGGTGGAAGTGAATCTTAGGGGGCCTTATCTTTTCACCCGAATGGTGTTGCCTGGGATGCTGGCTGAAGGTTCTGGTCGGATCATCAATCTCAACTCTGGGGCAGCGATGCGCGCTGGAGATGTCGCGTCGGCTTATCACGTTGGGAAGGCTGCTTTGGCCCGGATCACCGGCTCGACGCATCTTTCGGGGAATGGTCGGGGAGTTCAGGCTTTTGACTTGATGCCGGGTGTCGTGCGTACTGATATGACCTCATCGATGCAGGCTCATGACGGACGTACGGAGTGGACGACTCCGCAGCAGGTGTGCGAGTTGGCCTTGGCTTTGGCCAGCGGGCGTCTGGATTCATGGTCAGGTTGTTTCGTGCGGGCAGGGGTGGACAAGGTCGACGACTTGGTTTCGGTGGCTGCGAGCGGTGTAGGTGGAACGGCGCGACAGCTGAATCTGACTTCTTATGGCAAAGGCGATCCGGTCGTCGGTTGAGAGTGTCCGCTAGCTGAGGGAACCGCCGACTCTCGGTGAATAACTTTACAATACTGTGTATATTCATCCGCATGAGAGTTGCGGTTGCAGGTGCCAGCGGTTATGCCGGGGGGGAAGTGATCCGCCTCCTGCTGGGGCATGCTGAATTCGAGGTAGGTGCGCTGACCGCCTCTGCCAGCGCAGGTAGCACCCTGGGAGAGCATCATCCACACCTCTTTCAGCTGGCAGACCAGATCCTGAAGGGCACAACCCCAGAGTCCTTCGAAGGACATGATGCTGTGGTCCTGGCTTTGCCACATGGATTCTCTGCTTCACTCGCAGCTGATCTCCCCGCAGACCTTGTCATCATCGACTGTGGCGCAGATTTTCGGCTGACAGATCCTGATGCATGGGAGCACTATTACGGCACTCCGCATGCTGGTTCATGGAGCTACGGACTGCCGGAACTTCCGACGGCGGGGGGCGGACGACTCCGCTCCGAACTAGTAGGACAACGCCGCATCGCAGCTCCTGGGTGCTATCCGACTGGGATCAGTCTGGCTTTGGCGCCGGGGCTGGCAGCTGGGCTTCTCGACCCTGCTGACATCGTTGTCGTTGCTGCCTCGGGCACTTCTGGCGCAGGAAAGGCGCTCCAAACTCACCTTCTGGCTTCTTCGGTGATGGGGTCAATGTCCCCTTACGGAGTCGGAGGATCTCACCGACACGTTCCCGAGATCGAACAGAATCTGTCCAGAGCTGCGGGAGCACCCGTATCTGTCTCGTTTACTCCTATGCTCGCGCCAATGCCTCGAGGCATCATCGCTACCTGCACAGCACGGCTGTCAGCTGGGATTTCACCGATCGGGTTGAGACGAGTATGGCAAGAGATCTACCAGGACGAGCCTTTCGTCCGGTTACTTCCTGAAGGTGTCTCGCCTTCCACCGGAAGCGTTCTGGGAAGCAATGTTGTGGCGATGCAACTGGCCTATGACGAGCGTGCTGGACGGGTCGTCGTGGTAGCTGTGGAGGACAACTTGACGAAAGGGACAGCGGGTGCCGTTGTGCAATGTCTCAATTTGGCATTCGGTATCCCGGAGGACACCGGTCTGTCTACGACGGGAGTAGCACCGTGAGTACCGCACACCAGTTCTGGCATCTGACTATGCACGAGTGTCCGGTCAAGATTGCTCGGCTCGACCCTGGGAGCGCGGTTCCTCAGTGGGCTCGAAGTGGACACCCCCTGACCTCGGTCACCTGGAATGCCAAGGAAACCTCGGTGATTGCGGCAGCAGACGAGGTTCCCATCGGGGTAGTCCAAGCGGGGCCTTTCCACGCCTTCGAGATCGAGGGGCCTCTTGATTTCACCTTGACTGGCGTGTTGGGAGGGCTGCTTGCCCCACTCGCGAGGGAGGGCATAGCTGTCATCACCCTGTCCACCTTCGAGACAGACTGGATCTTGATCCCGGTCGATCAGTCGGATCAGGCTGCCACTGTCTGGCGCTACAACGGTCATACGGTCGACACAGACCCACAGGTGAGGACGGCGCCTCCCAACGATGTACTTCTGGAGCATCCTGATGTCGAGGGGGAAGTATGAGCGTTACTTTCCCGGCGGGTTTTCGTGCTGCAGGTGTCGCAGCAGGGATAAAGCGCTCAGGTGCCCTGGACGTCGCGCTCGTGGTCAATGATGGGCCGAAGCGGTCTGCCGCGGGAGTTTTCACCACCAACCGTGTAGAAGCCGCTCCTGTCACGTGGAGTCGTCAGGCGCTCGACGACGGCCAGGCGTCGGCTGTGGTCCTCAACTCAGGATGCGCTAATGCCTGCACCGGTTCTCAAGGTCCCCAAGATGTGAAGGCCACGGCTGATCACCTGGCAGGCCGCCTGGGCTGCACATCGAGTGATGTCATCGTATGTTCCACGGGGATGATCGGCGAACTGCTTCCGCTCTCGGTGTTATTGAGCGGCATCGATGCCGCGGTCAGTTCCTTAGGAGCTGGGGGAGGGCCAGCGGCAGCCGAGGCGATTATGACGACCGATACGGTCGCCAAACAGGCTCACTGTTCAGAGGGTGGGTGGTCTGTCGGGGGAATGGCCAAAGGTGCGGGAATGCTGGCCCCAGGGCTGGCTACCATGCTGGTAGTTCTGACGACTGATGCCCAGGTTGACGCCCCAGGGCTCGGTTGTGCGCTTCGGGAGGCGACCCGCCGGACATTTGACCGACTCGACTCCGACGGGTGCATGTCGACGAATGACAGCGTGGTTTTGCTGGCCTCCGGGGCTTCGGGAATCGAGCCTTCGATGCAAGATCTCAGCAGGGCGTTGTTCGAGGTGTGTTCGGATTTGGCTCGACAGTTGATCGCCGATGCGGAGGGCGCGCGACACGACATCGCGATTACGGTCGAACACGCAGCGTCGGAGAGCGAAGCGACTGAGGTGGCCCGGGCAGTGGCTCGGAGCAATCTGTTCAAATGCGCTGTTTTTGGCGAGGACCCCAACTGGGGCCGAATTGTTGCTGAGGTCGGAACGACGCGAGCGACATTCGATCCAGACGACCTTGATATCTCGATTAATGGTGTGCAGGTGTGTCGGGGGTGCGCACCCGGAGAGAGCAGAACTGAAGTCGACATGTCTCTTCGTGAGGTCACCGTTCTCATTGATCTGAAAGCCGGCTCTGCGGAGTCCACGGTCTGGACCAACGACCTTACTCACGATTATGTCCACGAGAATGCGGTCTACAGCACATGAATGGCGTCGGAGGAAGGAAAACGGAGAAAGAGTGGTCTGCTGAGGAAAGGTCAGATGCGGCCTTCCAGCACCTACGGACCCTGCGTGACCAGGCGTCCTTGAACCGAGCTGCCGAGAAAGCCCATGTCTTGGTCGGCGCACTTCCATGGCTGGAGCGTTTTCATGGCTCCTTGGTCGTGGTCAAGTACGGCGGCAATGCTATGTCCTCAGATCGACTGAAGAAAGCTTTCGCTCAGGACATCGCTTTTCTACGCTACGCAGGTCTTCGTCCGGTAGTGGTCCATGGTGGTGGTCCTCAGATCGGCGTGATGCTCGACCGACTCGGCTTGCCTTGTGAGTTCAAAGCAGGACTAAGGGTGACCACTCCTGAGGTGATGGATGTGGTGCGCATGGTGCTGATGGGGCAGATCGGCAGAGAATTGGTAGGTCTTCTCAATGAGCATGGGCCGATCTCGGTGGGACTCTCTGGCGAGGATGCCGGATTGTTCGAGGGTCGGCGGCGTTCTGTCATGGTCGAGGGGGTGCCGGAGGACATTGGTCTGGTGGGCGATGTGGTGGGGGTCAACCCTTCGGCGGTGCTCGACATCATCGAGGCAGGGCGTGTTCCGGTGGTCTCGACCATCGCGCCTGATATCGAACGGGATGGGGTTCTGAATGTGAACGCGGATACGGCTGCAGCCGCGTTGGCTGTGGCCTTGTCCGCGCGCAAGCTGGTGGTGCTGACGGATGTCGAGGGAGTTTACGCCCGCTGGCCAGATAAGACTTCGCTGCTTTCTCGTCTGGATCTCACCTCGGCTGAGGAGCTGATGGGGTCAGTGGGTACAGGGATGCTTCCCAAGCTTGAGGCCTGTGTGCGGGCCGTGCGCGGAGGAGTTGGCAAAGCACATGTGATTGATGGTCGTCGGCCGCATTCATTGTTGGTGGAGATCTTTACCGGCGAAGGTGCAGGCACGATGATCGTTCCTGACGAGACAGAAGGAGGAGCTGGTGGATCAGATGGTCCGTGAGGAGTTCTTCCGAAGGTATGGACAGTCGTTGCTTCCGGTATTCGGCAAACCTCAGCTTGTTGTGTCTCATGGGGTTGGTAGCCGTTTGTGGGATATAGACGGAAAAGAATACTTGGACCTCTTGGCTGGTATTGCAGTCAATGCTTTGGGGCATGCGCATCCGGCTTTGGTCGCTGCGCTTTCTGAGCAGGCGTCGAAGCTTATTCATGTCAGTAATTACTTCACCTCTACGGTTCAAGTTGAGTTGGCAGAGAAACTCCTTGAGCTTGCTGAAGCGCCAGAGGGATCAGCTGTCTTCTTCACTAATTCTGGGACGGAGTCAGTGGAAGCAGCGATCAAGCTGTCACGGCGTACAGGACGTACGCGGATGGTGGCTGCGGAGGGTGCTTTCCATGGTCGTTCGACTGGCGCTTTGAGCTTGACGCACCGGCGGGAGTACCGGGATCCCTTTGAACCATTGTTGGGGTCAGTGCAACATGTGCCTTTCGATGACGCACAGGCTTTACGTGCGGTTTTCGCCGATGACTCTGCTCCGGTCGCAGCTTTATTCCTGGAACCTATTCAGGGAGAAGCCGGCGTGATCCCGGCATCACACAGCTATCTACGTCTGGCTCGGGAACTATGTAGCAGACACGGCGCTCTTCTCATCTTTGATGAGGTGCAGTCTGGAATGGGCCGGACTGGGCGCTGGTTCGCGCACCAGTGGGCGGAGGTGACGCCGGACGTCATGACCCTGGCCAAAGGACTGGGCGGCGGGATGCCCATAGGAGCGATGCTGACTTTTGGTAGGTCAGTGACGGGGCTGCTTTCTCAGGGACAACACGGCACAACATTTGGTGGCAATCCACTTGCGTGTGCAGCAGGTAACGCGGTGATTGAAGTACTGCAGCAGAAAGGAATGCTGGAACGAATCTGCAGCCTCGGTGACGAGTTGAAAGAACGGCTGATCGACATGGGATTGCCACGAATCGTCGAGGTTCGTGGACAAGGATTACTGCTCGGGATCGGTCTTGGTGATGCTGAAGCGCGCTCGCTCGCTGACGATCTGCTGGCAGAGGGGTGCATTGTTAATGCACCGAATCCGTACACCCTGCGGATCGTGCCTTCGCTCTTGTTGAGCCGCGAGGATGTCAGCTTGTTCGTCGAGACCTTCCGCCGAGTACTCCTGCGGGACGTCAAACGATGAAGAAGGGAGCTGTTTGCAGCCAGACGTTGACCAGATCGGCGCAGGGCCGGCCGGGGGATCCGGTGGTTTGGCATCAGCGGTTTCGTGTGATTGTTGACCTGCTGGGTACCCTCCGGTACCTGGTCGTGGGTGGAGGTAGGAGGTGCCCACGCATCACGGCTTCCGTGACTTTCACCGTTCGATGAGGAGAGATTTCTGTTGACCGTCGCCCAGTCCCGTATGGCACGACACGCACGGATCGTGGAGATCCTGATGCGAAATGCGGTGCGGAGCCAAGGAGAACTTCTGGAGCTCCTGTCCCTTGACGGTTACGAAGTGACCCAGGCCACCTTGTCGCGGGACCTGGTGGAGATCGGTGCGGTGAAAGTGCGTCGGGGAAAGTCACTGGTTTACGCGGTTCCAGGGGAAGGCGGAGACCGCACCCCTCGACCTGCGGTGGAAACGGACGAGATTGATGTTCGCTTGAAAAGGCTCTGTGAGGACCTGTTGGTGACGGCCACGGCCTCGGCGAACCTGGTGGTTCTTCGTACCCCGCCCGGCGCGGCGAATTACTTGGCTTCTGCCATTGACCGTGCTGATCCGGACGAGATCATCGGCACGATCGCTGGTGACGACACGGTTCTGATCGTCACAGTTTCTGCTCAGGGTGGGCAGGAAGTTGCGGATCGACTGCTGTCCTTGGCCTCAGGTATGTCATGAGATCACATATCACTTTGAGGGATGATCGATGTCAGAACTTGTGAATTCAGGTGGCGCTGTGTCTTTGTGGGGAGGAAGGTTTACCGGCGGACCGGCGGAAGCTCTGGCCGAGTTGAGCCGGTCGACGCACTTTGACTGGCGGCTAGCTCCGTATGATTTGGCAGGGTCACGCGCACATGCTCGGGTTCTCCGTGCTGCTGGTCTGCTCGACGAAACTACGTTTGCGACGATGATCGAAGGGCTGAATGCTCTCGGAGCGGAGGTCGCATCGGGTGCTTTCCTCCCTACCTTGGGCGACGAAGACGTGCACACGGCGTTGGAACGTGGTCTGATCGAGCGAGTTGGCACTGAGGTGGGCGGCCGGCTCCGGGCAGGAAGATCTCGTAACGATCAGGTGGCTACGCTCTTCCGGATGTATCTGCGGGACCATGCACGGGTCTGTTCAGGGATGCTCTTGAACGTCGTAGATGCTTTGATCGCGCAGGCTGCGGCCCATCCGGGTGTTCCGATGCCAGGCCGGACACATCTTCAACATGCCCAGCCGGTGTTGTTGGCCCATCATCTGTTGGCTCATGCGTGGGCTCTGCTGCGTGATGTGGAACGTTGGCGTGATTGGGATGTCCGGGCAGCGGTCTCCCCGTATGGTTCTGGAGCACTCGCCGGTTCTTCACTCGGGTTGGACCCGGATTCGGTCGCCTCGGATCTGGGGTTTACCTTGGCTTGCGAGAACTCGATCGATGGCACGGCGAGTCGTGACTTTGTCGCTGAGTTCTCTTTTGTCTCAGCGATGGCCGCAGTGGACGTATCTCGCTTTGCGGAGGAAGTATGTCTTTGGGCTACGAAGGAGTTCGGTTTCATCACCTTGGATGATGCCTACTCGACTGGGTCAAGCATCATGCCTCAGAAGAAGAACCCCGATGTCGCTGAGTTGGCGCGTGGCAAAGCGGGTCGTTTGATTGGCGACCTAGCTGGGCTTTTGGCCACGTTGAAGGGGCTGCCGCTGGCTTACAACCGTGATTTGCAGGAAGACAAAGAGCCTGTCTTCGACGCAGTCGACACCTTAGAAATGTTGCTGCCTGCTGTGGCAGGGATGACATCCACATTGATTTTTCATAGTGAGCGGCTCGCTGAGCTGGCTCCTCAGGGTTTTTCCTTGGCGACAGATGTTGCAGAGTGGTTGGTCCGTCAAGGAGTAGCCTTCCGCGTCGCACACGAGGTCGCTGGCGCGTGTGTGCGGGTCTGCGAGACGCGAGGTATCGAGTTATGGGAGCTCACCGATGGTGATCTGATCGCTATCTCGCCGCATCTCACTCCCGAAGTGCGCTCGGTGCTTTCGGTGGAGGGCTCCCTGGCCTCCAGGGATTCTAAGGGCGGGACGGCCCCGGTGAGAGTGGCTGAGCAGATCGCCCGGGCGTGCACAGCAGCTGAACAGGCACGTTGCTGGACTTCTGAGCAGGTCGTGGTCTGTGACTGATGTTTTTTTGACGGAGCGCTTCTACGCTCGTCCAGTCCTGGAGGTCGCACGTGATCTGCTGGGATGCGTCATCGCTCATTCCGGTGTGGCGGTACGACTCACAGAGGTGGAGGCGTACGACGGTGAACACGATCCGGGATCGCATGCTTTTCGCGGGCGTACACCGCGTACAGAGGCGATGTACGGCCCACCGGGCGGCTTGTATGTTTACTTTGCCTATGGGATGCACTTCTGCGCGAACCTGGTTTGCCGACCAGAAGGACAAGCAGCAGGGGTCCTGTTGCGAGCAGGCGAAGTCGTAGCGGGTGAAACGGTGGCGGTGGATCGCCGCATGGTTCGTAAGAAGCCCTCGCTGGGTCCTGACAGGCAGGCGATTGAGATTCGTCCGCGAGATCTAGCATGTGGTCCTGCTCGTCTGACGACGTGTCTTGCGATTGGACGTGCCGAGAACGGCCTGCTCACCACATCTGAGGGGAGCGCCGTAAAGGGGCTCT
It contains:
- a CDS encoding acetylornithine transaminase, with the protein product MVREEFFRRYGQSLLPVFGKPQLVVSHGVGSRLWDIDGKEYLDLLAGIAVNALGHAHPALVAALSEQASKLIHVSNYFTSTVQVELAEKLLELAEAPEGSAVFFTNSGTESVEAAIKLSRRTGRTRMVAAEGAFHGRSTGALSLTHRREYRDPFEPLLGSVQHVPFDDAQALRAVFADDSAPVAALFLEPIQGEAGVIPASHSYLRLARELCSRHGALLIFDEVQSGMGRTGRWFAHQWAEVTPDVMTLAKGLGGGMPIGAMLTFGRSVTGLLSQGQHGTTFGGNPLACAAGNAVIEVLQQKGMLERICSLGDELKERLIDMGLPRIVEVRGQGLLLGIGLGDAEARSLADDLLAEGCIVNAPNPYTLRIVPSLLLSREDVSLFVETFRRVLLRDVKR
- a CDS encoding arginine repressor yields the protein MTVAQSRMARHARIVEILMRNAVRSQGELLELLSLDGYEVTQATLSRDLVEIGAVKVRRGKSLVYAVPGEGGDRTPRPAVETDEIDVRLKRLCEDLLVTATASANLVVLRTPPGAANYLASAIDRADPDEIIGTIAGDDTVLIVTVSAQGGQEVADRLLSLASGMS
- the argH gene encoding argininosuccinate lyase; amino-acid sequence: MSELVNSGGAVSLWGGRFTGGPAEALAELSRSTHFDWRLAPYDLAGSRAHARVLRAAGLLDETTFATMIEGLNALGAEVASGAFLPTLGDEDVHTALERGLIERVGTEVGGRLRAGRSRNDQVATLFRMYLRDHARVCSGMLLNVVDALIAQAAAHPGVPMPGRTHLQHAQPVLLAHHLLAHAWALLRDVERWRDWDVRAAVSPYGSGALAGSSLGLDPDSVASDLGFTLACENSIDGTASRDFVAEFSFVSAMAAVDVSRFAEEVCLWATKEFGFITLDDAYSTGSSIMPQKKNPDVAELARGKAGRLIGDLAGLLATLKGLPLAYNRDLQEDKEPVFDAVDTLEMLLPAVAGMTSTLIFHSERLAELAPQGFSLATDVAEWLVRQGVAFRVAHEVAGACVRVCETRGIELWELTDGDLIAISPHLTPEVRSVLSVEGSLASRDSKGGTAPVRVAEQIARACTAAEQARCWTSEQVVVCD
- a CDS encoding DNA-3-methyladenine glycosylase; its protein translation is MTDVFLTERFYARPVLEVARDLLGCVIAHSGVAVRLTEVEAYDGEHDPGSHAFRGRTPRTEAMYGPPGGLYVYFAYGMHFCANLVCRPEGQAAGVLLRAGEVVAGETVAVDRRMVRKKPSLGPDRQAIEIRPRDLACGPARLTTCLAIGRAENGLLTTSEGSAVKGLFPIDGVGRAAIMRQ